The genomic interval GGTCGTGGAGCCGGAGCTGCGTTCCGCTCTGCGCGCGCAGCTGCGGGGTGACCTGCACAGTCACACCGATTGGTCCGACGGCACGACGTCAATCGAGACCATGGTGGCGGCAGCCCGCGCGCTTGGTCACGAGTACCTGGCGATCACCGACCATTCCCCGCGCCTGCGGGTGGCGCGCGGTCTCTCGGCCGAGCGGCTGCGCGAGCAGCTTCCGCTGGTGCGCGCGCAGTCCGGTTACGGCCTGACGGTGCTCGCCGGCATCGAGGTCGACATCCTCGAAGACGGCGCTCTCGACCAGACGCCGGAGCTGCTCGGCGAACTCGACATCGTCGTGGCCTCCGTCCACTCGAAGCTGCGCATGGAATCCGGGCCGATGACGCGGCGGATGCTGGCGGCCGTCGCGGACCCGCACGTGAACGTGCTGGGGCACTGCACCGGTCGGCTCGTGCAGGGGGAGCGGGGGACGCGTCCGCAATCCGAGTTCGACGCGCGAGCGGTGTTCGCCGCCTGCGCCGAGCACGGCGTCGCCGTGGAGATCAACTCGCGTCCTGAGCGTCAGGACCCGCCCGACGACCTGATCGCGATCGCGCTCGAAGAGGGATGCCTGTTCTCGATCGACTCGGACGCGCACGCCCCTGGGCAGCTCTCACTCCTCGACCACGGCGCGCAGCGCGCCGAAGCCGCAGGCGTGCCCGCTGAGCGCATCGTGACGACGTGGGGGCTGGAGCGGCTGCGGGCGTGGGCTGCCGGCTGAGCAGGGCCGCTGGGGTGGACAGCTGAGTCGGTTCAGCTGACGGACGCTATGGCGCTGAGGGCGCGGGTCATCGAACCGCCGAGGTTCCACTTCTCTGCGAGGGCTTCGGCAGCATCTGTCTCGGCCGGGTCGAGGGGGCGCAGTCGCGTGCCCGGCGCTGCGATCTCGAGCGCGGTCGCGACGCGCACCACGGTGGGCGCGACGTCGAGGTAGCCGGCGGCTGCCTCGAAGCGGGCGGATGCTGACGCGCTGAGCTCGCCGTCGGCCACCGCCGCGCGGATGCCGGCGAGGTCGCCGTAGGTCTGCAGCAGCGTCGCCGCGCTCTTCTCTCCGACGCCCTTCACTCCGGGCAGCCCGTCTGACGCATCGCCCCGCATCGTCGCGAAGTCCGCGTACTGCGACGGCAGGACGCCGTACTTCGCGACGAGGGTCGCGTCGGTGATGATCTCGAGATTGCTCATGCCGCGCGCCGTGTAGATGATGCGCACGTCGCGGGCGTCGTCGACGAGCTGGAAGAGGTCGCGGTCGCCGGTGACGATGTCGACGGGGATCGTCGATCTGGTCGCCAGGGTGCCGATGACGTCATCTGCCTCGTGCTCGGCCACGCCGATGATCGGGATGCCGAGCGCGCCGAGCGCCTCGCGGATCAGCGGGATCTGCTGCTCCAGCGGATCGGGCACCTCTTCGACGTCGGGTCCAGCCGGCACGGCCTCGACCACGCGGTGCGCCTTGTAGCTCGGGATCAGATCGACCCGCCACTGCGGACGCCAGTCGTCGTCCCAGCAGGCGATCACCTGAGTCGGCTGATACAGCGTGACGAGCTTCGCCACGATGTCGAGAAGTCCACGCACGGCGTTCACCGAAGTGCCGTCCGGCGCCTTCACCTTGTCCGGCACTCCGAAGAAGGCTCGGAAGTACAGCGAGGCGGTGTCGAGAAGCATCAGTCGGTCCGTCACGGGATCAGCCTAGAACAGGGGGAGCGCGACGCGCCCTGGTTCTGATAATCTGAAGTGTCACCTGTGGCAGGCACCCGCGTGCCCGCGTGACATCGCAATCCAACATCCAACCGCTTCGAGCTCCATGCTGGCATGCCGAGCCTCGGGCCTGACTATCCATTCACAAGGACAACCCACTACATGACTAGCGCAACGACCGCCCCGGCCACCAAGCAGGTCGCGATCAACGACATCGGATCTGCCGAGGACTTCCTGGCCGCGGTCGAACTGACCATCAAGTCTTTCAACGACGGCGACATCATCGAGGGGACGATCGTCAAGATCGACCGCGATGAGGTTCTGCTCGACGTCGGTTTCAAGACCGAGGGTGTCATCCCCTCCCGTGAACTCTCCATCAAGCACGATGTCGACCCCAACGAGGTCGTCGCCGTCGGCGACCAGGTCGAGGCCCTCGTTCTCCAGAAGGAGGACAAGGAAGGCCGGCTGATCCTCTCCAAGAAGCGTGCGCAGTACGAGCGCGCCTGGGGAGACGTCGAGAAGATCAAGGAGAACGACGGCGTCGTCACCGGCACCGTCATCGAGGTCGTCAAGGGTGGCCTCATCGTCGACATCGGCCTGCGTGGCTTCCTGCCCGCATCGCTCATCGAGCTGCGCCGCGTCCGCGACCTCACCCCGTACCTCGGTCAGGAGATCGAGGCCAAGATCCTCGAGCTCGACAAGAACCGCAACAACGTGGTGCTCAGCCGCCGCGCGCTGCTCGAGCAGACGCAGTCGGAGTCGCGCACCACGTTCCTGAACAACCTTCACAAGGGTCAGGTCCGCAAGGGTGTCGTGTCGTCGATCGTCAACTTCGGTGCGTTCGTCGACCTGGGTGGCGTGGACGGCCTCGTGCACGTCTCCGAGCTGTCCTGGAAGCACATCGAGCACGCCTCTGAGGTCGTCGAGGTCGGCCAGGAGGTCACCGTCGAGATCCTTGAGGTGGACCTGGACCGCGAGCGCGTCTCCCTGTCGCTGAAGGCGACGCAGGAGGACCCGTGGCAGGTCTTTGCCCGCACCCACGCGATCGGCCAGATCGCACCGGGCAAGGTCACCAAGCTCGTTCCGTTCGGTGCGTTCGTCCGTGTTGCGGATGGCATCGAGGGCCTCGTGCACATCTCCGAGCTCTCCAGCAAGCACGTCGAGCTGGCTGAGCAGGTCGTTTCGGTCGGCGAAGAGGTCTTCGTCAAGGTCATCGACATCGACCTGGAGCGTCGTCGCATCTCGCTGTCGCTCAAGCAGGCCAACGAGTCGGTCGACCCGCACGGCACCGAGTTCGACCCGGCCCTGTACGGCATGCTCGCCGAGTACGACGAGAACGGCGAGTACAAGTACCCGGAGGGCTTCGACGCCGAGACCGGTGCGTGGAAGGACGGCTTCGACACTCAGCGCGAGGCTTGGGAGCAGGAGTACGCTGCCGCCCAGGTTCGCTGGGAGGCTCACAAGGCTGCTGTCCTCAAGGCCGCCGAGGAAGAGGCTGCTGCCGGCGACGACTTCGCCGCTGCGCAGACCTTCACCAGCGACTCCGGCGCCGGCACGCTTGCTGACGACGAGGCTCTCGCGGCTCTGCGCGAGAAGCTCTCGGGCGGCAACAGCTGATCCAGCGCTCACCGCTGAGAACGGGCCGTCACTCACCTTCGGGTGGGTGGCGGCCCGTTCCGCATCCGGATGGAAGAATGAGCGGATGCCACTCATCGCACTGACCGGCGGCATCGCGTCGGGCAAATCGACCATCGCCCGCCGGCTCGCGGAGCTCGGTGCCGTCATCGTCGACGCCGATCAGATCGTGCGCGATGTGCAGGGGCCGGGATCGCCCGTGTTGGATGCCATCGCCGACGCATTCGGCGCGCAGATGCTGCTCGAGGACGGCGCGCTCGATCGCGCGGCACTCGGTACCAGGGTGTTCGGCGATGACGCCGCGCTGAAGCAGCTGAACGGCATCGTGCATCCCGCCGTCCGTGCGGAGTCGGCCAGGCAGTTCGCTGCCGCTTTCGCCGCCGATCCGAATGCCGTCGTCGTGTACGACGTGCCGCTGCTGGTCGAGGCGCGTGCGGATGACCCCTGGGACCTCATCGTCGTGGCGGACGCCCCGGCCGAGGTGCGCCAGCAGCGGCTCGTCGAGCTGCGGGGGATGGATGCCGAGGCCGCCCGCGCCCGCATCGCATCGCAGGTGTCGGATGCTGCGCGCCGCGAGATCGCCGATGTGGTCATCGACACGGCGGGCACGCTCGACGCGACGGTCGCGCAGACCGACGCGCTGTGGCGAACGCTGACGGCCACCGCATGATCGCCGAGTATCTCGCCGCCTATGACCGCCAGCTGCGAGGGGACGTGGAACTCGCCGGTGCGCACGACACAGCGTCGCTCGGGCCGCTCCGCGTCGCGGTCTTTCCCGGTGGCCAGGGCTTCATCGGCTATCAGCATCTCGGCGGAGCCGATGCCGATGGCGTCCGAGGCCTCGTCGACGCCGCACTCGCGCATTTCGCCTCTCTTCCCGGCATCCGATCGATCGAATGGAAGACCAGGGCCCACGACCACGCACCGGGACTGCATGACGCGCTGATCGCATGCGGATTCGTTCCGGAGGATGCCGAATCGATCATGATCGGGGAGGCGTCGCTGCTCGTGCAGGAGGTCGCCCTGCCGGACGGTGTGACGCTGCGCCGAGCACGCTCAGACGACGAGGTGATCGCCATGGAGCGGATGCACGGCATCGTCTTCGGTCATCGCGAGTGGCACGCCCGCGCGGACGAGATGATTCGGCGGCTCGCCGAGGACGAATCCATGGAGCTGTGGACGGCGGTCGTCGACGACGAGGTAGTCAGCGCCGGACGCCTCGAGCCCGTCGTCGGAACGGAATTCGCCGGGCTGTGGGGTGGTGCCACCCTGCCGCAGTGGCGGGGACGTGGCATCTACCGGGCGCTCACCGCGCAGCGCGCAATGGCGGCACTCGCCGGCGGCAAGACCTACCTGCAGTCCGACTCCACCGAGTTCTCCCGCCCGATCCTGGCCCGGGCCGGACTGGTGAAGGTCTCCACGACGACTCCCTACGTCTGGACCTCGCCGGTCTGCTGAGAGCGCTCGCTGCGCCGCCGTGCGCGCCGGCGGGTCATGACTACCGCCGCGATGACCAGGCCGACGAGCAGCAGCAGGGCGACGACGGGGAGGATGATCGCCGCGGCGGCCAGCGCGAAGGACGCGCCGTCCTCTGCTGTGCTGAGCACGGGAGCCGCAAGGCCGCCGCTGACGGTGTTCGCTGCCACGCGACCCGCGGCCTTCACCACGTGCACGACCAGGGCGATGATGATGCCGACGACGATCGGGATCCAGGTGTGGTCGGAGAAGAATGCGGACGGATCGTCGACCGCGACCGTCTGCGCACTGGTGCCGGCGCCGAAGGCGATGCCGCCAGCCGCCGGACGGATGACCGTCTGCACCACGTCGTTGATCGAGTCCAGCGCGGGGATCTTGTCCGCGACGATCTCCAGCACGAGCAGAGCGCCGATGATCCACAGGGCGATGTCGCTCGAGAGCCATGACCAGCCGGCCGGCAGCACGACGGCGGGGAGCAGTCGATCGGAGAGACCGAGCAGGAACAGCGGCATCCAGGCGTTGAGGCCCGCCGATGCTGCGAGGCTGCTGCCGATGATGAACTCGATCACGCGTTCACTCTAGGGCGCAACGTCGGTGACCCCTCGTAGGCTGGAGGGATGCAACCCACGCGCAGCGTCCGTCCCTTCGAGGTGGTCAGCGAGTACATGCCGGCCGGTGACCAGCCGCAGGCGATCGCCGAGCTCGCCGCACGCATCAACGCGGGCGAGACCGACGTCGTCCTGCTCGGTGCGACAGGAACCGGCAAATCCGCGACCACCGCCTGGCTCATCGAGCAGGTGCAGCGACCGACCCTCGTGATGGCGCACAACAAGACGCTCGCAGCGCAGCTCGCGAATGAGTTCCGCGAGCTCATGCCGAACAATGCGATCGAGTACTTCGTCTCGTACTACGACTATTACCAGCCCGAGGCGTACGTTCCGCAGACCGATACCTTCATCGAGAAGGACTCCTCGATCAACGCCGAGGTGGAGCGCCTTCGACACTCCACGACCAACTCGCTGCTGAGCCGCCGCGACGTGGTCGTGGTCTCGACAGTGTCGTGCATCTACGGTCTCGGCGCCCCCGAAGAGTACCTGCGTGCGATGGTGGCGCTGCAGGTGGGGGAGCGCTACGACCGCGATGCCCTGATCCGACAGTTCATCTCGATGCAGTACAACCGCAACGACGTCGACTTCTCGCGCGGCAACTTCCGCGTGCGGGGCGACACGATCGAGATCATCCCGGTGTACGAAGAGAGCGCGATCCGCATCGAGCTCTTCGGCGACGAGATCGAGGCGCTGTACTCGCTGCACCCGCTCACTGGCGAGGTGATCGCCAAGCTCGACGCCGTGCCGATCTTCCCCGCGTCACACTATGTCGCCGGCACGGATGTCATCCAGCGCGCCATCGGCACGATCGAGGCAGAGCTCGAGGGTCGTCTTGCCGAGCTGGAGCGCCAGGGAAAGCTGCTCGAGGCGCAGCGGCTGCGCATGCGCACCACATTCGATCTCGAGATGCTCCAGCAGCTGGGGTTCTGCAGCGGCATCGAGAACTACTCCCGTCATCTCGACGGACGTGAAGCCGGCGAGCCGCCGCACACGCTGCTGGACTTCTTCCCCGACGACTTCCTGCTGGTGATCGACGAGTCGCACGTGACCGTGCCGCAGATCGGGGCGATGTACGAGGGTGATGCCTCGCGCAAGCGCACACTGGTCGAGCACGGCTTCCGGCTGCCGAGCGCGATGGACAACCGGCCCCTCCGGTTCGACGAGTTCAAGAATCGCATCGGCCAGACCGTGTACCTCTCCGCGACGCCGGGCAAATACGAGATGGGGATCGCCGACGGCGTGGTCGAGCAGATCATCCGCCCCACCGGGCTCGTCGACCCCCACATCGTCGTCAAGCCGTCGAAGGGGCAGATCGACGATCTGCTCGAGGAGATCCGGATCCGGGTCGAGCGCGACGAGCGCGTTCTGGTCACCACCCTCACCAAGAAGATGGCCGAGGAGCTGACGGACTTCCTCGGCGAGCACGGCGTGCGGGTGCGGTATCTGCACTCCGACGTCGACACGCTGCGGCGCGTCGAGCTTCTCACCGAGCTGCGAGCCGGCGTGTACGACGTGCTGGTGGGCATCAACCTGCTGCGCGAGGGCCTTGACCTTCCTGAGGTTTCGCTTGTCGCCATCCTGGATGCCGACAAGGAGGGCTTCCTGCGCTCAGGCACGTCGCTCATCCAGACCATCGGGCGCGCGGCGCGCAACGTCTCGGGTGAAGTGCACATGTACGCCGACAACATGACCGACTCGATGGCGAAGGCCATCGAGGAGACCGATCGTCGCCGCGAGAAGCAGGTCGCGTACAACACGGCCAACGGCATCGATCCGCAACCCCTGCGCAAGCGGATCGCGGACATCACCGAGGTGCTGGCCCGCGAGGCAGCGGACACCGCCGACATGCGGGCGGGGCGCGGCAAGGCGGGCAAGAGCGGCAAGGGCAAGTCGCCGACACCGAACCTGCGGCGCACCGGGATCGCCGCTGAAGGGGCGCAGCAGCTCGAGGACACGATCACCGATCTGTCCGATCAGATGCTCGCCGCTGCCGCGGAGCTGAAGTTCGAGCTCGCCGCGCGCCTGCGCGACGAGGTGCAGGACCTCAAGAAGGAGCTGCGGGCCATGGAAAGGGCTGGGCACGCGTGACGAGATCGACTTCGCGGCGCGAGGCGGGAGATGACGGCTGATGGATGACGCGGGGATCGAACTCGCGGATCGGGTGCGCGCCCTGCTGATCGGGGAGCCGACGCTCGAGGAGAAGCGCATGTTCGGCACCCGCGCGTTCCTCGTCAACGGACGCATCCTCGTCGGCGCGCGCGGCGGCGGAACGCTGCTGGTGCGGCTCACCGACGAGCACGGTGCGGCGCTGCTGATCGAACCGGGGGTGCAGGTGGCGCTGATGGGTGCGCGCACGATGGGCACGCGCTGGCTGGATGTGGATGCCGGGGTGATCGAGGATGATGACGCGCTGATCGGCTGGATCGATGCGGCCCGCGAGGACAACGCCGCGGAGGGCGCGTCTCACGGAAGCGACGCCTGATCAGGGGCAGTACATCAGCGGCTTCGGACCGCTCCGGTCGATCGAGTGCAGGTTCATCGCCTTGCCGCACAGCGGGCAGGCCCGTTCCGCGCGCTCTTCAGCGCTGGGTGGCAGCGTGGACTCGTACGGTCCCACCGAGGCAGGCCCCGCGAATTTGATCAGATTGGTGTTGAACCATGCGTAGAGGCCACCGGCCTCGCGGATGCGGGTGCGCAGGGGAATGTGGTTCGGATCCTTCGCCATGATCATTAGTGTACTAACTATTTGTACATGAATATAATCGAGACATGACCACCGACGACGAGCTGCTCCTCCTGCAGAATCAGCTGTGCTTCGCGATGGTGACCGCAGCGCGGAACGTGGTGGCGATCTACCGCCCGATCCTCGAGCCGCTTGGCCTCACACATCCGCAGTACCTCGTGATGCTCGCACTCTGGGAACGCGCACCCCGGTCGCTCAACGATCTCGCCAGAGAGCTGGCCCTCGAACCGGCGAGCGCCTCACCGCTGGTCAAGCGACTCGAGAAGGATGGGCTGGTCGAGCGCACGCGCAGCACCGAGGATGAGCGCCGGCTCGACATCGGTCTCACCGCCGCGGGCATCGCGCTTCGTGAGCGGGCCCTGGACGTGCCCCGTGCGGTGATGGCGAAGGTCGGCGCCGACATCCCATCCGTGACAGCTCTGCGCGAGGCGTTGAAGCCGTTCGCGGGCCCCGCCCCCGTGGAACGCTGACCCGCACCGCCACCCTCGGCGGTCTCGACGGCGTGGCGCCTCCCTTAGGCTGTCAGCATGTCCGTCGATGTTGACCAGAACACCTCTGCGCCAGCATCCCCCCTCCCGGCTCCGGCGAGGCGGTGGGCGGTTCCGCTCGGCGTGATACTCCTCTTCATCATCGCGATGCTCGCCGCTGCGGTGGCAGGGCACCCGACTTTCACTCCGACCGGTTCGGGTCCACGGCCGCTCCCGATCTCCAGTGAGCATCAGACCCTGCCGCCGATGGCCAGCGGTCAGCCGAAACCGCAGCAGGGCGACGA from Microbacterium sp. H1-D42 carries:
- a CDS encoding MarR family transcriptional regulator, with the translated sequence MTTDDELLLLQNQLCFAMVTAARNVVAIYRPILEPLGLTHPQYLVMLALWERAPRSLNDLARELALEPASASPLVKRLEKDGLVERTRSTEDERRLDIGLTAAGIALRERALDVPRAVMAKVGADIPSVTALREALKPFAGPAPVER
- the coaE gene encoding dephospho-CoA kinase encodes the protein MPLIALTGGIASGKSTIARRLAELGAVIVDADQIVRDVQGPGSPVLDAIADAFGAQMLLEDGALDRAALGTRVFGDDAALKQLNGIVHPAVRAESARQFAAAFAADPNAVVVYDVPLLVEARADDPWDLIVVADAPAEVRQQRLVELRGMDAEAARARIASQVSDAARREIADVVIDTAGTLDATVAQTDALWRTLTATA
- the rpsA gene encoding 30S ribosomal protein S1, which translates into the protein MTSATTAPATKQVAINDIGSAEDFLAAVELTIKSFNDGDIIEGTIVKIDRDEVLLDVGFKTEGVIPSRELSIKHDVDPNEVVAVGDQVEALVLQKEDKEGRLILSKKRAQYERAWGDVEKIKENDGVVTGTVIEVVKGGLIVDIGLRGFLPASLIELRRVRDLTPYLGQEIEAKILELDKNRNNVVLSRRALLEQTQSESRTTFLNNLHKGQVRKGVVSSIVNFGAFVDLGGVDGLVHVSELSWKHIEHASEVVEVGQEVTVEILEVDLDRERVSLSLKATQEDPWQVFARTHAIGQIAPGKVTKLVPFGAFVRVADGIEGLVHISELSSKHVELAEQVVSVGEEVFVKVIDIDLERRRISLSLKQANESVDPHGTEFDPALYGMLAEYDENGEYKYPEGFDAETGAWKDGFDTQREAWEQEYAAAQVRWEAHKAAVLKAAEEEAAAGDDFAAAQTFTSDSGAGTLADDEALAALREKLSGGNS
- a CDS encoding PHP domain-containing protein, which produces MDAVEALLEIATLLERERASRYRAKAFRQAADVLAGLPADVRDDPTRLRAQKGIGASTFEVIRQAQRGDTPDYLVELRGVVEPELRSALRAQLRGDLHSHTDWSDGTTSIETMVAAARALGHEYLAITDHSPRLRVARGLSAERLREQLPLVRAQSGYGLTVLAGIEVDILEDGALDQTPELLGELDIVVASVHSKLRMESGPMTRRMLAAVADPHVNVLGHCTGRLVQGERGTRPQSEFDARAVFAACAEHGVAVEINSRPERQDPPDDLIAIALEEGCLFSIDSDAHAPGQLSLLDHGAQRAEAAGVPAERIVTTWGLERLRAWAAG
- the uvrB gene encoding excinuclease ABC subunit UvrB; the encoded protein is MQPTRSVRPFEVVSEYMPAGDQPQAIAELAARINAGETDVVLLGATGTGKSATTAWLIEQVQRPTLVMAHNKTLAAQLANEFRELMPNNAIEYFVSYYDYYQPEAYVPQTDTFIEKDSSINAEVERLRHSTTNSLLSRRDVVVVSTVSCIYGLGAPEEYLRAMVALQVGERYDRDALIRQFISMQYNRNDVDFSRGNFRVRGDTIEIIPVYEESAIRIELFGDEIEALYSLHPLTGEVIAKLDAVPIFPASHYVAGTDVIQRAIGTIEAELEGRLAELERQGKLLEAQRLRMRTTFDLEMLQQLGFCSGIENYSRHLDGREAGEPPHTLLDFFPDDFLLVIDESHVTVPQIGAMYEGDASRKRTLVEHGFRLPSAMDNRPLRFDEFKNRIGQTVYLSATPGKYEMGIADGVVEQIIRPTGLVDPHIVVKPSKGQIDDLLEEIRIRVERDERVLVTTLTKKMAEELTDFLGEHGVRVRYLHSDVDTLRRVELLTELRAGVYDVLVGINLLREGLDLPEVSLVAILDADKEGFLRSGTSLIQTIGRAARNVSGEVHMYADNMTDSMAKAIEETDRRREKQVAYNTANGIDPQPLRKRIADITEVLAREAADTADMRAGRGKAGKSGKGKSPTPNLRRTGIAAEGAQQLEDTITDLSDQMLAAAAELKFELAARLRDEVQDLKKELRAMERAGHA
- a CDS encoding GNAT family N-acetyltransferase, translated to MANADGHRMIAEYLAAYDRQLRGDVELAGAHDTASLGPLRVAVFPGGQGFIGYQHLGGADADGVRGLVDAALAHFASLPGIRSIEWKTRAHDHAPGLHDALIACGFVPEDAESIMIGEASLLVQEVALPDGVTLRRARSDDEVIAMERMHGIVFGHREWHARADEMIRRLAEDESMELWTAVVDDEVVSAGRLEPVVGTEFAGLWGGATLPQWRGRGIYRALTAQRAMAALAGGKTYLQSDSTEFSRPILARAGLVKVSTTTPYVWTSPVC
- a CDS encoding DUF4126 domain-containing protein → MIEFIIGSSLAASAGLNAWMPLFLLGLSDRLLPAVVLPAGWSWLSSDIALWIIGALLVLEIVADKIPALDSINDVVQTVIRPAAGGIAFGAGTSAQTVAVDDPSAFFSDHTWIPIVVGIIIALVVHVVKAAGRVAANTVSGGLAAPVLSTAEDGASFALAAAAIILPVVALLLLVGLVIAAVVMTRRRARRRSERSQQTGEVQT
- a CDS encoding 5'-3' exonuclease — encoded protein: MTDRLMLLDTASLYFRAFFGVPDKVKAPDGTSVNAVRGLLDIVAKLVTLYQPTQVIACWDDDWRPQWRVDLIPSYKAHRVVEAVPAGPDVEEVPDPLEQQIPLIREALGALGIPIIGVAEHEADDVIGTLATRSTIPVDIVTGDRDLFQLVDDARDVRIIYTARGMSNLEIITDATLVAKYGVLPSQYADFATMRGDASDGLPGVKGVGEKSAATLLQTYGDLAGIRAAVADGELSASASARFEAAAGYLDVAPTVVRVATALEIAAPGTRLRPLDPAETDAAEALAEKWNLGGSMTRALSAIASVS
- a CDS encoding TfoX/Sxy family protein codes for the protein MDDAGIELADRVRALLIGEPTLEEKRMFGTRAFLVNGRILVGARGGGTLLVRLTDEHGAALLIEPGVQVALMGARTMGTRWLDVDAGVIEDDDALIGWIDAAREDNAAEGASHGSDA